The genomic interval CTTTACTTAAAATCGTTGCCTGATCCATATCAATAATATGTCTGGCAACCTGGTCTGCCAGAAAATTTGAATCAACCCGTCGGCTTACGTCATGCCGTGCCGGTATTGAAAGAAAAGCACGCGTATCATCATTAAATCCAACTGTATTATAAAATCCCGCCGTTTCTGTTACCATATGCCTGTAGCGTGTCATCCCTTCAATGCTGTCATGAAACCACCATGCAGGACCAAGTTTCATCGCCGGATAATGACCGGCAAGTGGGGCAAGCTCCCTGGAATAAACAGTTTCATCGAGGGTAAAAACAATCAATTTAAATGCAGGATTGTTACCATAAGCTTTAAGAAGTGTCTGTAGGTTACGTGTGTATTCTGTTTGAATCGGAATATCTGCGCCTTTGTCGAGACCAAATCTATCAAATATTATTTGATTATGGTTTCGGAATGATCCGGCATGTATTTGCATAACCAGGCCATCATCAACACTCATCCTGGCCATTTCCATCAACATATTTGCTGTAAATAAGTGTGCGTCATTTTTATCTGCCTGCCCTTTTAAAGCACGTTGGAAGATCGCCTCAGATTCTAAGCTGCTAAGTTTATTTGTATAAGGTGAAAGTACACCCTGGTCGGTAGAAGTAGCGCCCATTTCTTTAAAAAAGGCCCTGCGATTCTCAAGGGCCGATATGAACTTTTTAAACGATTTAATTTCTATATCTGTTGCTTTCCCTAATTTTTCAATTTCAAATTTCCAGTCGTCCGCTAAAATATTTACAACAGCATCCGGACGGAATGCCGGTACGACTCTTCCTGTCCAACCTGAGTTTTTAATTTTTTGATGGTGTTCCAAACTGTCTGCAGCGCCATCGGTTGTGCTTAATACTTCAATATTAAATTGTTCAAAAAGTGTGCGCGGTTTAAACTCGGCCGATTTTAATTTCTCATTGATCTTATCATAAATTTTCATTGCATTATTGGAGTCTGGCCGTTCTTCAATCCCAAACACTTCCACAAATTCATGTGCTAACCAAACTCCTGTAGGAGTCCCGGCGAATAAATGAAAATTTTCTGAAAATAATTGCCAAATTTTTCTGTGGTCTGTTTCCACTTCGCTACAATCAACCGTTGGAACGCCTAATTTTTCCAAAGGAATTCCCTGAGAATAAAGCATCCGAAAAATATAATGATCGGGGATTAGGATAAGCTCAGTTGGATCAGGAAAAGATTGATTGTCCGCAAGAATCTTTGGGTTAACGTGGCCATGGGGACTTATTATTGGCAGATCTTTAATATTATTATATAACTCACGGGCTATTTTTCGTACTTTTGGGTTGGGATCAAAGAACCGATCCGGGTGAATATCAAATTTACTCATAGTCAACTAATCCTTTTCTTTACAAGTATCACAGATCACCAATTCTGTTGGCAATTTTATATTTCGACGAACTGATTCTTTTGGACTCTGAATTTGTTCAATAACCAAATTGGTTGCCGTCGATCCAATCTCCCGAATTGGTTGTTTTATATAACTAATGGATGGCTGCAGGAAACTATTATATCCGCTACCGCCAAAACACAATAAATCCAAATCACCTGGAATCGATAATTTTTTTTCTTTCGCTGCCTGAAGTACTCCCAACGCAACCGGAAAAGTAACTGTAAAAACTACTTCCGGTAAAGAACCTGTTTCATACATCCTCTTAAAACCCTCGTAGCCGTCAATTTCCGCAATCCCACCTTCAATAAACCAGTTACTTTTTACACTCAGTCCTGATTCTTTCATGGCATCTTTAAAACCTATAGCACGGTTCAGACCAATATTGGTTGATTGATAACCGGCCAAATGAGCTATTTTTGTATATCCTGATTTAATTAAATATTTAAGTGCCTTGTATGATCCTTTTCTGTCTTCTGTCGTGATACAATTAAAACCAATTCCGTTAATTACACGATCAAAAAAGACCATTGGAACACCTTGCTGTCGAACCTTTTCGAAGACAAAACTATCATCAGTTTGTTCTGTAGTTGAAACAAGCAATCCGTCCACCCGCATTGCAAGCAAAGTTTCAATATGCTTTTGTTCATGCTCCGTATTTTCCTGAGAGACAGTCATAATTATTTCATAATTATTTTGATACGCGGTTTCATAAATTGCCTCTATGGCTTCAGCAAAAAAATGGTGTGCAATCTTGGGAACAACCAGGCCAATTGTATTTGATTTTTTTGCTGAAAGATTTCGGGCAATGTAGTTTGGGACATAGCCTAATTCGACAGCCATCTTCTTAACACGTGTTTTGGTTTTAATGCTTATGTCGGAGTGATCACGCAGCGCTTTGGATACAGCCACCTTAGAAATGTTTAATTTTTTAGCGATGTCTGTAAGTGTGATTTGAGGCTTTTGTTTCATTTCCTTAACCGATAAAGTTATCGTTTAAGTTGATGATAGCAAAATTCACCTAATTTTGCAAGTTAAAAACTGTTAACAACATTAAATTAACAAGGTCCATCCAACCAACTTGAAGAATTGCTGCAACACTCTACCATAATTCTTCTTCAATTTCTGTGGAATGCTGTTCAGCTATTCTTAAATGTTCTTTCATTGCCTGAGCAGCCCCATCTGCATCACCCTTTTTGATACAAACAAAAATCTTTTCATGGTATAATTCTGCAGCTTTTTTGGCGTTTTCCACTTTTGAATATATTAACATTTTTATTTTAGGCATTAGCTGGAAAATTGGTTCAAGTATCATCGGTACCATCGGATTCCCGGCTGCTTTTGCAAGCGCAAGATGAAAGTTGCGATCAAGCATACCTTCTTTCTCAAAATTATCCTTTGGACAATCATTAAGATCTTGAAGAATCTTTTCCATCTCCGCAATATCACGATCGTTTTTTTTAACTGCAGCTAATCTTACTATTTGAGGCTCCAAAAGTTTGCGAACCTCAATAATGTGTTTCAGGTATTCCTTATCTAAATTAAGCTCTAAAAATAATTGCATCGGTTTTGTAACATTCGTGGCAGAATAATCCTCTACAAAAATCCCACTGCCCTTTTTTACTGTTATTAAACCACGCGAAGACAACATTTTTATCGCTTCTCTAAGCGCAGTCCTACTTACGTCGAACATATCACATAATTCCATTTCAGTAGGTAACTTTTGACCAGGTATGAACTTTTTTTCTAAAATGGATTTTTCAATATCTCGTGCAATTTGCTTGCTAAGGCTAAGTGGGTTTCCAATTTTAGTAAACATAAATCAATGATTCCTTTAAGAGACCTTCAACTTTGGAAATTTAGTGTTACTATCTGTTTGAACGATGAGAAATGCTATTTATATAGTTTTCAATATTTGTATATCCATCCTTGTTGCTATCCAGGTTCGCATCATTAACAGAGACATCTAAGCCATTTTCAATCTCCCAGATATCCGGAATACCATCTTTATCAGTATCTTTCGGAGGCGGGATAGATTTTAGTTTTGGCCAACCACCCACATCTTTCTGAGAATCGATAATACCCGGCCCAAAAATTCCAGAGTATGTTGCCGTGCCATTTTTTATTTCATCAATAATCCGTTTGTCCACAGAGTCACGTTTTGGAAAAGTTGCCCCGGCATTTTCCAGTACAGCTGCAAATGCCTCTTCTGTGTTTTGTGTTTTGATAATTTCAACAAGGAAAGGGCTATTAACCATAACACTGTCAACATATTTCCCCCTAACTCCGCCCAACCAGTTATCTTTTGATATAATCGGATTTCCATAAACAAAATTATCCGCAACATACCATTTACCAAATGCGTCCCAGGGTTCAATTATCTGGTTTTTATTTTTAGTTGCAGGACCAGCTTTATAGTAATTGGCAACTATATTATGATTGCCGGATTCTCCCCCATAAGCGCCGTTAAAACCCCAGTTATAGATTACGTTGTTCCTAAAGTCAACTAACTCAATTTCCGGTTTTTTATGGTAGCGGCTACCATGAAAACGCGGTGTTCTGCTAGCATGATGTGCTAAAATATTATGATGAAAAGAGGCGCCAATTCCACCCCAAATCCCGCCATACCCATGGTCACCTTTTGGGTGGAATGATCGATTTAAGCTCTCGCTAATTATACACCATTGAACAGTAAGTTTTTCATTATCATAAAAGGTTCCAACTTCATCCACTCCCCAACTCATTGAGCAATGATCGATTATTATATTTTTTTGATTCATCGCCATTAAAGCATCTTCCGGGACTCGGTTTTCATCGCCCAGACGAAATCGAATATAACGTATTATAATATTGTCAGCATTAATTATTGTTGGAAAACCACGCAAGCAAATACCATCACCGGGTGCTGTTTGGCCGGCAATTGTTAAATCGTTATTTTTAATGATTAGTGGGGATTCCAGGATAATCGTACCTGATACTTGAAAAACAATAGTTCTTGGTTTTTCTAAATCTATTGCCTCTCGTAAACTGCCAGGCCCATTATCGCTTAGATTTGTAACTATAGCAACTTCGCCGCTACGTCCTCCCGAGGTAAACTTGCCAAACCCTTCTGCAGTTGGAAAGGCCAATTGTTGGGATAACGAACTTGTTGAAGCAATAAGAAATGAAATACAGAAAAATAAGTATTTACTGGGTCTCACCATTAATTGAAACTTCTGTTAAGGTTAGGTTAATAAAGTGATTTAAAAAATTTTGCTTTTCGACCCCGTTAAAACTGCTATTTTTAATATTTAGATTATTTACCGGAGATCGCTCATAACCATCAATAAAGATGGCATACTTGCTCTTTTGGCTGGATATGTTATCAACAAAAATGTTTTTTGCCACTGGTGTAAAATCTCCAACATCACCCTCACCATATTGAAAGTTTACTTTTATCACTGCGTCACTAACTTCACCAATTGAGCAGTTTCGCATATAAATGTTTTCAACAATACCACCTCGCAGTGAATTGGTTTTTATTCGCAGAGCACGTTCTAAATTTGGACTATCCATTGTACAGTCTTCGATAAATATATTTCGGACACTTCCCGACATTTCACTGCCTATAACAACACCGCCATGCCCATCTTTCATATTACAATTTTGAACAATTATATTTTCTGAAGGTACGTTGACTCTCCTGCCATCGGCATTTCTTCCGGATTTAATTGCTATACAATCATCGCCCGTCGTGAAAAAGCAGTTTCGTATTAAAATATTTTTTGATGATTCAGGATTACAACCGTCATTATTTGGGCCGTGACTATCAACTGTTATGTTTTGAATAGTTATATTTTCGCTGAGGACCGGGTGGATTACCCACATTGGAGATCGTTCTATTTTTACACTGTCAATTAGAATATTTTTACACTTATAAAATTGAATCATATTTGGACGGAGAAAATGTCCGTCTCCAAAAACACGGTCACTAATTTCTGAGCTTTCCTGTGATATTTTGTAAATTAATTGTTCATCGGTTTTTCCACTTACTTTGCTACTATCCCAGCCATATTCTTCCTTACCTTTCCAGATCCACCAGTTTTCAACAGATGCGTTACCATCAATTATTCCAGCGCCTGTGATCGCAACATTTTCCTGATCATAAGCATAAATAAACGGTGAATAATTATAGCATTCTACACCTTCAAACCGGGTTAAAACAACTGGCAGAAAATCCTTTGGATTTGTAGAAAACAGAATCCTTGCATTTTTTGAAACATATAAATTTACGTTGCTTTGTAAATGAATTGCACCCGTAAAAAAAACTCCCTCAGGCACAATAACACGTCCTCCACCAGATTTACTGCACTCATCAATTGCGCGTTTAATTGCCTCTGTAGAAAAAGTTTTTCCATCACCAACAGCACCATAATCTGTAATATCATAATCTCGGCCTGGAAACTGTGGAATAGATATAGTGCTCAATATTTCAGGTACTTTGTCCCAACCGGATTTTTCTTTTTGTTTAATTGAACAGCCATAAATTGAGAATAAGAGCAATGATAATGGAAGTAAATAGCAATATTTCATTTTATAATCTTTTAAGTATAAAAAACGAGGATAGTTTTGCTACCCTCGTTTTTGTGATTTTATTATTAATTACTTAACTAAAATCATCTTTTTAGTTGATGATATTGGGCCTTGTGTTAACCTGTAAAAATAGAGCCCTGAGCTATAATTAGTAGCATTCCAGCTAGCTGTATACTGCCCGGAACCTAATTTTTTATTAATCAAAGTAGCGACTTTCTGTCCTACTATATTGAAAACCTCTAAAACGACCCTTTCATTTTTTGTTACTGAAAATGTAATTTTAGTAGATGGGTTAAATGGATTTGGATAATTTTGACCCAATGTAAAATGAATCGGCCGTTTATCGGAAATGTCCTCATCGATTGCAGTAACCAAACCAAACCAGTTAAGATCTCCAACTGGCAAACCATCACTGCCACCGGTATAGGCCGCAGATGATGTAGAATAAGATGCATCCAAAGTATCGCGGTAATATGTAATTACCCGGCGGTCCATATCATCCGTTGCACTGTTATAGTTATCTGTGTCTTTGGATTTGTTTCCACCATTTGGATCTTCATACCAGCGCATAAAATCGGTCATCATTGCAGGTATTTCTACAAGGTCCATGTCTATCTTGGTGAAGGCCGTAGCTGCACCTGAACCTAATTTGCCACTAATGTGGTCTGAAAGCTGGGCGGCAGGACCAAAACTGAAATCATCTAAAAATGTCTGGCCGGCTGCGCTAATCGCAAAATAGTTATTGCTGATATCCCAACTGGTTACATCATTTGGGGAGCTAAAAATCCAGCTGATCTTATTGTTGCCATTTTCATATACTTCACCTGTGTTGGCCCATTCGGCTGCACGCGATGCATCTGTTGAATCTTCTCCCAAACCAAACCCATCAACAAATAAATTATTGGTAATGGTCATTTCGGCACCAACGCTACCCAATGAAAACAATCCGTGATAGCCCATACCGTTTATGATTGTATTATGATTAATACGTCCGGAGTGGATTAAACCGGTTCCGGCGGTTGGGTCACCAAAGTTATAATGGCGGATTACCCTGTCCTGATAATTTACAAATGTGTTGTTTTCTACTATCAAATTAACACATTCTTTATCACGTAAGTCCAGGCCTTTCCCTGCGCCTAAATTTGAGGTAGTTAAAGAACCAAGGTTGGAAAAAATACAATTTGTTACACTTACTGTAATTGTGTTCTGGTTTGTTCGAAGGATCTGACCATTGATATTTGAAAATATACAACCATCGAAAAAGAATGACGAACCGGCTAAATCATTTCTAAACAAGCCGCCCTGAATATTATCTAAGTTTGCTGCAATCGGCTCATAATAGCCTGCAACAGCAATTTCGGTCAATTCAAGATTGCCGCCTTGCGCGCGGATAAAATATCCTGGCGGGCGTTCCGGGTTGTCTCCTTCACCTGTTTGCCAAAGATAGATAATCGGTAATGGACCATCGCCTGATGCTGCACGCAAACGGAGGGTTTCACCGGGCTGGGCCATCCTTAGTGTAGCATTTACAAGATAGAAACCGTCTCTGTCCAGTTCGTATACACGGTTGGGCAGTAAACCGCCGGTAGCCGTGGTATCCGCTATTATCTGGGCATTTACAAATGTGTTGGCATTGCCATCATACTGCACAAGCTTTAATACATCTTCCTGTGCAAACATAAACACAGGTATTAAACACAGTAGCAATACAGCACTCCTAATTTTACCATATAGCATAATAATCTCCTCTTATTAATTGTTAGAAATTTTTATTCTTTAGCGATTAGTTAGGTCTAGGCACCTCCTTAATATTTTTACTCTATTGGTGATAATTGCATGCACTTATTTTTGTTGTTTTTATTCATTTAAAATGTCCCCAAAATGCCAAAATCAATCGTTGCGCCATATCTTTCACTTCTGTTAAACCTTCTGATGTTTTCATTAAAATTAAAACTACCTTCTTCAGCATCTGTGAGGTTGTTAACATTTAGAAATAGCGCAAAATTATCTGTAACCTGTTGTTTTAAGGCGAGGTCAATACGTGTAAATGATTTTCGTATACTATAACTTCTTGCGGAATACGATTGGTTATACTCAGCTTGATAGAAGACAGACAACCTGCCTGAAAAACCACCTAAGTCATACCCTAAAGAAATATTACCAAAGAATTCTGGTTGCCCTTCAAGCTTATTTTTTCTTTCAACTAATGAATTAAAAAAGTCCCAGGCGCCAATACCGGGAGGAAACCCTGGAGGATTTGGATCCCAAATAGAGTCTTTTTTGGCTGCAAATGCATATGTTTCGGAACGCACGATGGAAGCGTTGTATGACAGTACTATGTTTTTTAAGTAACCGGGGAGAAAATGGAAATTGATTTGATGTTCAAACTCTAATCCCCATACTTTGGTTGGCTTTTTGGAATTATATGGTACTGAAAGCAGATATGATGTTTCATTAAAGTCATCAAATTGTTTATCCCAACCTATACCAAACTCCTGGCGTAACGAATCGCCTCTGGCACCTCTTGTTCCAAAACGATTTAACATATGAAACATGTTATCGATTTCTTTATAAAAAACCGATACTGACATCAACCCTACATTATTACCATAAAAAGATGTATTGAATTCAAAATTCCAAGCTGAAGCAGTTTTTAAACTAGGATTACCAACTTCTGCAACAAAGTCGGATCCAAGTATAGCGCCTCTTCCACCGATATACCTATCAACACGCATATTAAAATCGGGCCGGGCTAATGCTTTATATGCGGCCAAACGGATTTTCAAATAATCGGTTGCATTATAGGCTAAATGAAAATTAGGAAGGAATACAGTCTGCTGTGCTGTTGAAGTAGTATCAAACAATAAACTATCAGCTAGTGGAAAACCTCCTGCTTTACCTTTCATATAAAATGCTTTATAGTCATTATATTCATGCTCAGTGCGCAGGCCACTAATAAAAGTTAAATCCTGCCCAAGCTTTAATGTATTCATTATATAAAAAGCACTTACATGTTCAGAAATGTCATAATCACTTGAGCGATAAAGTGGGTTATCCCATACTTCCAGTTGAAGCTTTTCAGGGTTTGTTCCACCAGCTGGATCTACACCATTTTTATTTAACCTGTGCCATTGTTTTAATCTTTCTTTTATTATAAGTGGTGACAGGTTATATGAACCGTAAATGTCCCTTATTTTTGCATCAGAAAAAAAATGATCCAGAGATATACTGCTTCCACCACCCGCATTGTACCATTCCTCAAAATAACTACCTTCATAATCTTTTGGGATATTTAGGGTGTCGCCATCAACATATCTCAGCTGATTTGTTTTCCACTTTCCTTCTAAATGATAAGGCGTAAAATCCTCTGCTGTTTTATTGGTACGGCCTTTAACTTTATATTTTGCACCAATTTTAATTTCACCAGAGAGATTGTTTAACAAATTGTAATTTCGTTTAACATTGAAATATGCCGTGCGCTCCTTTTCATAATTATCCTGATCTCGGAAACTTCCCCAGGCCAGATCTGCTGTCGCAAAATCATTTCTTGCAAAAGGAATTAATGCATCAGGAATATCTTTGTAGTCCCTACTTGATATTGAGGGAAGCTCCGTAAGAGGATTACCCTCTTCAAACGTTAATTGATAATCAAAAGGGAACTCCGACTTTGACTCAGCGAATGACAACCCCCAATTTATATCGTGTCCAAACAAATGATTTTCACCACGAATAGAGCTGTTAATTGTATTAATATTTTGAACTCGTTGACGAAAATTATAAGATGCATCAGAGCCATCCAGTGGGTAATCTCTAAAATGCCATAA from Calditrichota bacterium carries:
- a CDS encoding TonB-dependent receptor: MLNLKNLMKSSLLVLVFSVAAFSQGSIKGIISDSLSSEPLAGANIFIHETSYGSATDIDGYYRVTSIPEGSYILEVAYIGYKPKQMAIEINEDENLTINFEVAPDVIEGEVISITAQAEGQIAAINQQINSSTIVNIVSEEKIKELPDANAAEAIGRLPGVSLIRAGGEANKVVLRGMKDKFTAITIDGVRVPATDQNGRGVDLSMISQSSLAGIELAKAVTPDKDGDALAGSIDMISKKAPKIREVRTNFKGNYNDLMESTSQYDLSVHYGERFFDDILGVQMAGNLEKKIRSNEEIHLDDRYESSIPDYRVENFEVEFTNEVRKRNGFSVLFDINTPDDGTIKINNVYGATNRNYLWHFRDYPLDGSDASYNFRQRVQNINTINSSIRGENHLFGHDINWGLSFAESKSEFPFDYQLTFEEGNPLTELPSISSRDYKDIPDALIPFARNDFATADLAWGSFRDQDNYEKERTAYFNVKRNYNLLNNLSGEIKIGAKYKVKGRTNKTAEDFTPYHLEGKWKTNQLRYVDGDTLNIPKDYEGSYFEEWYNAGGGSSISLDHFFSDAKIRDIYGSYNLSPLIIKERLKQWHRLNKNGVDPAGGTNPEKLQLEVWDNPLYRSSDYDISEHVSAFYIMNTLKLGQDLTFISGLRTEHEYNDYKAFYMKGKAGGFPLADSLLFDTTSTAQQTVFLPNFHLAYNATDYLKIRLAAYKALARPDFNMRVDRYIGGRGAILGSDFVAEVGNPSLKTASAWNFEFNTSFYGNNVGLMSVSVFYKEIDNMFHMLNRFGTRGARGDSLRQEFGIGWDKQFDDFNETSYLLSVPYNSKKPTKVWGLEFEHQINFHFLPGYLKNIVLSYNASIVRSETYAFAAKKDSIWDPNPPGFPPGIGAWDFFNSLVERKNKLEGQPEFFGNISLGYDLGGFSGRLSVFYQAEYNQSYSARSYSIRKSFTRIDLALKQQVTDNFALFLNVNNLTDAEEGSFNFNENIRRFNRSERYGATIDFGILGTF
- the uxaC gene encoding glucuronate isomerase; protein product: MSKFDIHPDRFFDPNPKVRKIARELYNNIKDLPIISPHGHVNPKILADNQSFPDPTELILIPDHYIFRMLYSQGIPLEKLGVPTVDCSEVETDHRKIWQLFSENFHLFAGTPTGVWLAHEFVEVFGIEERPDSNNAMKIYDKINEKLKSAEFKPRTLFEQFNIEVLSTTDGAADSLEHHQKIKNSGWTGRVVPAFRPDAVVNILADDWKFEIEKLGKATDIEIKSFKKFISALENRRAFFKEMGATSTDQGVLSPYTNKLSSLESEAIFQRALKGQADKNDAHLFTANMLMEMARMSVDDGLVMQIHAGSFRNHNQIIFDRFGLDKGADIPIQTEYTRNLQTLLKAYGNNPAFKLIVFTLDETVYSRELAPLAGHYPAMKLGPAWWFHDSIEGMTRYRHMVTETAGFYNTVGFNDDTRAFLSIPARHDVSRRVDSNFLADQVARHIIDMDQATILSKALAYDLAKEAYKL
- a CDS encoding LacI family DNA-binding transcriptional regulator, which translates into the protein MKQKPQITLTDIAKKLNISKVAVSKALRDHSDISIKTKTRVKKMAVELGYVPNYIARNLSAKKSNTIGLVVPKIAHHFFAEAIEAIYETAYQNNYEIIMTVSQENTEHEQKHIETLLAMRVDGLLVSTTEQTDDSFVFEKVRQQGVPMVFFDRVINGIGFNCITTEDRKGSYKALKYLIKSGYTKIAHLAGYQSTNIGLNRAIGFKDAMKESGLSVKSNWFIEGGIAEIDGYEGFKRMYETGSLPEVVFTVTFPVALGVLQAAKEKKLSIPGDLDLLCFGGSGYNSFLQPSISYIKQPIREIGSTATNLVIEQIQSPKESVRRNIKLPTELVICDTCKEKD
- a CDS encoding FadR family transcriptional regulator, which encodes MFTKIGNPLSLSKQIARDIEKSILEKKFIPGQKLPTEMELCDMFDVSRTALREAIKMLSSRGLITVKKGSGIFVEDYSATNVTKPMQLFLELNLDKEYLKHIIEVRKLLEPQIVRLAAVKKNDRDIAEMEKILQDLNDCPKDNFEKEGMLDRNFHLALAKAAGNPMVPMILEPIFQLMPKIKMLIYSKVENAKKAAELYHEKIFVCIKKGDADGAAQAMKEHLRIAEQHSTEIEEELW
- a CDS encoding pectate lyase yields the protein MVRPSKYLFFCISFLIASTSSLSQQLAFPTAEGFGKFTSGGRSGEVAIVTNLSDNGPGSLREAIDLEKPRTIVFQVSGTIILESPLIIKNNDLTIAGQTAPGDGICLRGFPTIINADNIIIRYIRFRLGDENRVPEDALMAMNQKNIIIDHCSMSWGVDEVGTFYDNEKLTVQWCIISESLNRSFHPKGDHGYGGIWGGIGASFHHNILAHHASRTPRFHGSRYHKKPEIELVDFRNNVIYNWGFNGAYGGESGNHNIVANYYKAGPATKNKNQIIEPWDAFGKWYVADNFVYGNPIISKDNWLGGVRGKYVDSVMVNSPFLVEIIKTQNTEEAFAAVLENAGATFPKRDSVDKRIIDEIKNGTATYSGIFGPGIIDSQKDVGGWPKLKSIPPPKDTDKDGIPDIWEIENGLDVSVNDANLDSNKDGYTNIENYINSISHRSNR
- a CDS encoding glycoside hydrolase family 28 protein — encoded protein: MKYCYLLPLSLLLFSIYGCSIKQKEKSGWDKVPEILSTISIPQFPGRDYDITDYGAVGDGKTFSTEAIKRAIDECSKSGGGRVIVPEGVFFTGAIHLQSNVNLYVSKNARILFSTNPKDFLPVVLTRFEGVECYNYSPFIYAYDQENVAITGAGIIDGNASVENWWIWKGKEEYGWDSSKVSGKTDEQLIYKISQESSEISDRVFGDGHFLRPNMIQFYKCKNILIDSVKIERSPMWVIHPVLSENITIQNITVDSHGPNNDGCNPESSKNILIRNCFFTTGDDCIAIKSGRNADGRRVNVPSENIIVQNCNMKDGHGGVVIGSEMSGSVRNIFIEDCTMDSPNLERALRIKTNSLRGGIVENIYMRNCSIGEVSDAVIKVNFQYGEGDVGDFTPVAKNIFVDNISSQKSKYAIFIDGYERSPVNNLNIKNSSFNGVEKQNFLNHFINLTLTEVSINGETQ
- a CDS encoding T9SS type A sorting domain-containing protein produces the protein MLYGKIRSAVLLLCLIPVFMFAQEDVLKLVQYDGNANTFVNAQIIADTTATGGLLPNRVYELDRDGFYLVNATLRMAQPGETLRLRAASGDGPLPIIYLWQTGEGDNPERPPGYFIRAQGGNLELTEIAVAGYYEPIAANLDNIQGGLFRNDLAGSSFFFDGCIFSNINGQILRTNQNTITVSVTNCIFSNLGSLTTSNLGAGKGLDLRDKECVNLIVENNTFVNYQDRVIRHYNFGDPTAGTGLIHSGRINHNTIINGMGYHGLFSLGSVGAEMTITNNLFVDGFGLGEDSTDASRAAEWANTGEVYENGNNKISWIFSSPNDVTSWDISNNYFAISAAGQTFLDDFSFGPAAQLSDHISGKLGSGAATAFTKIDMDLVEIPAMMTDFMRWYEDPNGGNKSKDTDNYNSATDDMDRRVITYYRDTLDASYSTSSAAYTGGSDGLPVGDLNWFGLVTAIDEDISDKRPIHFTLGQNYPNPFNPSTKITFSVTKNERVVLEVFNIVGQKVATLINKKLGSGQYTASWNATNYSSGLYFYRLTQGPISSTKKMILVK